The following are encoded in a window of Psychrobacter sp. P11F6 genomic DNA:
- a CDS encoding 16S rRNA (uracil(1498)-N(3))-methyltransferase — translation MNCLLLPIENFSSDAAYIDELSQINHVNKVLTAKVGDTLKIGQMGGQMGGQMGTAVIESIRSDAIELRDIQLTTSPPPKLDLTVVLALPRPKVLRRLIMDMTALGVRDIILINSYRTQKSYWQSPMLERLDEFVLEGLQQGVDTIAPRITLQKRFKPFVEDELAGLVTNRAIVAHPYSELSFTQYLQQPPSLGLPSLVFIGSEGGWIDYEIALLATQGCAAVTIGSRILRTEAAVNVILGQWLLS, via the coding sequence ATGAATTGTTTATTATTACCCATTGAAAACTTCTCTTCGGATGCGGCATATATTGATGAATTATCACAAATAAATCACGTCAATAAAGTGCTAACAGCAAAAGTTGGTGATACGCTGAAAATCGGTCAAATGGGCGGTCAAATGGGCGGTCAAATGGGCACTGCTGTAATTGAGAGCATCCGCTCTGATGCTATTGAGTTGCGTGATATTCAGCTCACCACTTCGCCGCCACCAAAGCTAGATTTGACCGTTGTATTGGCACTACCGCGTCCTAAAGTGCTACGCCGCTTAATCATGGATATGACCGCGCTTGGGGTGCGCGATATCATCTTAATCAACAGCTATCGCACGCAAAAAAGCTATTGGCAAAGTCCGATGCTTGAGCGCCTTGATGAGTTTGTATTAGAAGGGCTGCAACAAGGGGTTGACACCATAGCGCCTCGTATCACTTTACAAAAACGCTTTAAGCCATTCGTGGAAGATGAGCTGGCAGGTTTGGTAACCAATCGAGCCATCGTGGCGCACCCGTATAGTGAGCTATCCTTTACACAGTATCTACAACAGCCGCCATCGTTAGGATTGCCAAGTCTGGTTTTTATCGGTAGCGAGGGCGGCTGGATTGATTATGAAATAGCACTGCTCGCCACTCAAGGTTGCGCGGCAGTCACCATAGGCTCGCGTATCCTGCGTACAGAAGCCGCCGTCAATGTGATTTTAGGTCAATGGTTGCTGTCGTGA
- a CDS encoding Fe(3+) ABC transporter substrate-binding protein, producing MSLNAISANLTSTKLILPVAVFGMMLGLTGCSNSSTTEESVEAETSAAATEQPAATDGATSEGGQTITIYSSRNEQLIKPLLDRYTEQTGVKIELVTDSTGPLMARLQAEGQNTPADMLLTVDAGNLWQAAQQGLLQPVSSTVLEENVPAKYRDPKGQWTGLSLRARTIFYDPSKVSADQLSTYADLADPKWKGKLCLRTSKKVYNQSLVASMMEHLGEEKTEEIVRGWVANLATDVFSDDTSMLEAIAAGQCEVGIANSYYYGRLLDEKPNFPVKIFWANQGTTGTHVNISGAGVVAGSDNPEGTLKLIEWLSSDEAQGLYASSDKEFPVKVGVDESEMLRSWGEFKKDDINVQKFGELQTQAIQLMDKAGYK from the coding sequence ATGTCATTGAATGCCATTAGCGCTAACCTAACTTCTACTAAGCTTATCTTGCCTGTTGCCGTATTTGGCATGATGTTGGGACTGACTGGTTGTAGCAATTCATCTACAACAGAAGAGAGCGTGGAGGCGGAGACATCAGCGGCGGCTACTGAGCAACCAGCTGCTACTGATGGTGCTACGAGTGAAGGTGGTCAAACGATTACTATTTATTCTTCGCGAAATGAGCAGCTGATTAAGCCATTGCTAGACCGTTATACCGAACAGACAGGTGTGAAGATTGAGCTGGTCACAGATAGTACAGGTCCGCTCATGGCGCGTTTGCAAGCTGAAGGTCAGAACACGCCAGCCGACATGCTGCTCACGGTTGATGCGGGTAACTTATGGCAAGCCGCTCAGCAAGGCTTGTTGCAACCAGTATCCTCTACTGTGTTAGAAGAAAATGTCCCTGCCAAATATCGTGATCCAAAAGGTCAGTGGACAGGGCTATCATTGCGTGCTCGTACGATTTTTTATGACCCAAGCAAAGTCAGTGCCGACCAATTATCTACTTATGCAGATTTAGCTGATCCGAAGTGGAAAGGCAAGTTATGCCTACGTACCTCTAAAAAGGTCTATAACCAGTCGCTTGTGGCCAGTATGATGGAGCATTTGGGCGAAGAGAAAACCGAAGAAATCGTCCGTGGTTGGGTCGCTAACTTAGCTACTGACGTGTTCAGTGATGATACCAGTATGCTAGAAGCCATCGCTGCTGGTCAGTGCGAAGTGGGCATTGCCAATAGTTACTACTACGGTCGTCTGCTCGATGAAAAACCTAACTTCCCTGTGAAAATATTTTGGGCAAACCAAGGCACGACTGGTACACACGTAAATATTTCAGGTGCTGGTGTGGTCGCAGGTTCAGACAATCCAGAGGGTACGCTTAAACTGATAGAGTGGTTGTCTTCTGATGAGGCGCAAGGTCTTTATGCCAGCTCAGACAAAGAATTCCCAGTAAAAGTAGGGGTTGATGAGTCAGAAATGCTTAGATCATGGGGTGAATTCAAAAAAGACGATATCAATGTGCAAAAGTTTGGCGAGCTACAAACCCAAGCCATTCAGTTGATGGACAAAGCAGGCTATAAATAA
- a CDS encoding ABC transporter permease has translation MIKTPDASVRQNDTVNDSANVNNMHNNIDGKQTVSQDHAVRKRIISKSVLGLISSFMLLPILIVLLSWTQPIADIWTHMADYVLPQVLKNTSILLLMVTVVSGTIGTALAWVTSMYRFPGQRFFSWALMLPLAIPAYVLAFVTIGIVDFSGPLQTGLRDLGFDAAIPSIRNVWGAGLVLSLAFYPYVYLLARQAFLSQGRRAIEAGQMLGLSRSRVFFRLALPQALPWIIGGLLLASMETLADFGAVSVFNVDTFTTAIYKAWFGFFSLTTAAQLAALLIGVIFIVVLFEQYWQTKRGNNVTQGSSQRFDASTPAKLGMTLLCTLVFAGAFLIPFLQLIYWTALNFRQDFDARYIDFVTNSLMIASMATIFIAFLAIIIAWIKRQYPDKLTKLMTTLANLGYVVPGTVLAVGIFIPIAWLDNQMIAFGITTQQVLSGSVIVMLLALSTRFMTVSFQPVDRQLQRLTVNQEAAAKLLSDSPYQRWRQVMLPVISPGILTGLLMGFVEVMKEMPITLMTRRQGWDTLAVRVFEMTSEGMWGRAALPSLLIVLVGLLPVWILLRQSDKQG, from the coding sequence ATGATCAAAACGCCAGACGCGTCTGTACGTCAAAACGATACAGTCAATGATAGTGCTAATGTCAACAATATGCATAATAATATTGATGGAAAGCAGACTGTCAGCCAAGACCACGCCGTCCGTAAACGTATTATCTCAAAATCAGTCTTAGGACTGATTTCGTCGTTTATGCTTTTGCCAATTTTGATTGTGTTGCTATCTTGGACGCAGCCAATTGCCGATATCTGGACGCACATGGCAGATTATGTGCTGCCGCAAGTGCTTAAAAATACCTCGATTTTATTGCTGATGGTAACGGTCGTGTCTGGCACTATTGGCACCGCGCTTGCTTGGGTAACCAGTATGTACCGCTTCCCTGGACAGCGGTTTTTTTCGTGGGCGCTGATGTTACCGCTGGCGATACCCGCTTATGTATTAGCATTTGTCACCATTGGTATTGTTGATTTTAGTGGACCATTACAGACAGGTTTGCGCGACCTAGGCTTTGATGCAGCGATTCCTTCGATCCGTAATGTTTGGGGCGCAGGTTTGGTATTGTCCCTAGCATTTTATCCCTATGTCTATTTGCTGGCGCGTCAAGCGTTCTTATCGCAAGGCAGGCGAGCGATTGAAGCGGGACAAATGCTGGGCTTAAGCCGTAGCCGCGTGTTTTTCCGGTTGGCATTACCACAAGCCTTGCCGTGGATTATTGGCGGACTATTGCTTGCCAGTATGGAGACCTTGGCAGATTTTGGTGCCGTGTCGGTCTTTAATGTTGATACCTTTACCACGGCTATTTACAAAGCATGGTTTGGCTTCTTTAGTTTGACCACTGCGGCACAATTGGCAGCTTTGCTCATCGGTGTAATCTTTATTGTGGTATTGTTTGAGCAGTATTGGCAAACCAAGCGCGGCAATAATGTGACTCAAGGCAGCAGTCAGCGTTTTGATGCCAGCACGCCTGCGAAATTGGGCATGACATTGCTGTGTACCTTGGTATTTGCTGGCGCTTTTTTAATCCCATTTTTGCAGCTTATCTACTGGACGGCATTGAATTTTCGCCAAGATTTTGATGCGCGCTATATTGATTTTGTGACCAACAGCCTCATGATTGCTAGCATGGCCACGATTTTTATTGCCTTTTTGGCGATTATTATTGCGTGGATTAAGCGGCAGTATCCTGATAAATTGACCAAGCTCATGACTACTTTGGCAAATTTGGGTTATGTGGTGCCGGGCACAGTATTGGCAGTGGGCATCTTTATCCCAATTGCTTGGCTAGACAACCAAATGATTGCCTTCGGGATTACCACGCAGCAAGTACTATCAGGCAGTGTGATAGTGATGCTATTGGCATTATCGACGCGTTTTATGACGGTGAGTTTTCAGCCAGTTGATCGACAGCTACAGCGACTAACGGTCAATCAAGAAGCGGCTGCCAAATTATTGAGTGACAGTCCTTATCAGCGCTGGCGTCAAGTGATGTTGCCCGTTATTAGTCCAGGAATATTGACTGGACTATTGATGGGGTTTGTTGAAGTCATGAAAGAGATGCCGATTACGTTAATGACGCGTCGCCAAGGCTGGGATACGCTGGCGGTGCGGGTGTTTGAGATGACCAGTGAAGGCATGTGGGGACGAGCTGCGTTGCCAAGTTTATTGATTGTGCTGGTTGGGCTGCTGCCTGTTTGGATATTATTGCGTCAAAGCGATAAGCAAGGTTAA
- a CDS encoding ABC transporter ATP-binding protein produces the protein MYTDSMKGSADSKSINAKSIKAKARLEHIKKLPVAQVKTPPAQSSKSLEKSRAFSQDVETNTATSPYFSVQDLIVGYDDTVIVNGLSLELKQGEIGCFLGYSGCGKTTALRAIAGLEQSRDGTVLLNNQCLTDKTDRNSFAVAPAKRGMGMVFQDYALFGHLSVAKNIAFGLNKWSAADKKARVAEMLELVELSEHADKRPNELSGGQQQRVALARALAPKPKLLLLDEPFSNLDVVLRESLAMNVRDILKRTNTTAILVTHDQNEAFALADKVGVMHKGKLVQWATPSELYHEPISPFVAEFVGEGAMIDGIIKEGHVETALGDIYRRMEVYDESGYPQYCEYDYPNGTPIKVLVRPDDIIHDDESTQTALVVGRVFRGANYLYRLQLDDGQTVLSLVASHHNHEIGSQIGILPILEHVVVFDEKDINATTWSEYDRSERVDESE, from the coding sequence ATGTACACTGATTCAATGAAAGGCTCAGCAGACTCTAAATCAATCAATGCCAAGTCCATAAAAGCCAAGGCAAGGCTGGAGCATATAAAAAAATTACCAGTTGCTCAAGTTAAGACGCCGCCCGCCCAGTCTAGTAAGTCTTTAGAAAAAAGTAGGGCTTTTAGCCAAGATGTTGAGACAAATACGGCTACTAGTCCTTATTTTAGTGTGCAAGATTTAATCGTCGGTTATGACGATACGGTTATCGTCAATGGCTTGTCATTGGAATTGAAGCAAGGCGAGATTGGTTGCTTTTTAGGTTATAGCGGCTGCGGTAAGACCACGGCACTAAGAGCGATTGCAGGGTTGGAACAAAGCCGTGATGGCACGGTTCTCTTAAACAATCAATGTCTTACTGATAAAACTGACCGTAACTCATTTGCCGTCGCACCCGCCAAACGCGGTATGGGCATGGTGTTTCAGGACTATGCGTTATTTGGGCATTTGAGCGTGGCAAAAAACATCGCTTTTGGTCTGAATAAATGGTCGGCTGCTGACAAAAAAGCCCGTGTCGCTGAGATGCTAGAGCTGGTTGAATTGTCTGAGCATGCTGACAAACGTCCAAATGAGCTGTCAGGTGGTCAGCAGCAGCGGGTGGCATTAGCCCGTGCATTAGCGCCAAAGCCAAAACTATTACTACTCGATGAGCCGTTTTCTAATCTAGATGTGGTGCTACGTGAATCATTGGCAATGAATGTCCGTGATATTCTTAAACGCACCAATACCACGGCAATATTGGTCACTCATGATCAAAACGAAGCTTTTGCACTGGCTGATAAAGTGGGGGTGATGCATAAAGGCAAGCTGGTACAGTGGGCAACCCCAAGTGAGCTATATCACGAGCCAATCAGTCCTTTTGTCGCTGAGTTTGTCGGCGAAGGTGCGATGATAGATGGCATCATCAAAGAAGGCCATGTTGAGACGGCATTAGGCGATATCTATCGGCGTATGGAAGTGTACGATGAATCAGGGTATCCACAGTATTGCGAGTACGATTATCCTAATGGCACACCGATAAAGGTGTTGGTGCGTCCTGATGATATCATTCATGACGATGAGAGCACACAAACTGCTTTAGTGGTTGGACGCGTATTTCGCGGTGCCAACTATTTATATCGCTTGCAGCTCGATGACGGGCAAACGGTACTGTCTTTAGTCGCCAGTCACCATAATCATGAGATTGGATCGCAGATTGGTATCTTACCTATCCTAGAGCATGTCGTGGTATTTGATGAAAAAGACATCAATGCGACGACTTGGTCAGAGTATGATAGGTCAGAGAGAGTTGACGAGTCAGAATAG
- a CDS encoding methyltransferase domain-containing protein: MQTNSESTKEHDNQSLNLTQQIDTSGDIRADRSFDAIADHFEKKVYGGLKGDIRLAVLRRDIFEYSARMSESLGRPLRILDVGAGLAQIAMELAAQDHTLVINDISGNMLEKAKASAAQIDENLDITWYVCPYQELPEKLSTENSEKFDLIMCHALLEWLAEPAAVMDFFDQQLADNGALSLCFYNPASFDYRNLIMGNFNLLDNTEYKADNKKSLTPNHPVAKEEVESWLAAHHYQTIRTSGLRVFHDYAPLKRGGHNDPDAVIRMELRYSQLEPYKWLGRYLHILATR; the protein is encoded by the coding sequence ATGCAAACCAATAGTGAAAGTACAAAAGAACATGACAACCAATCGCTTAATCTAACACAACAAATCGACACATCAGGAGATATACGTGCCGATCGTAGCTTCGATGCGATTGCGGATCATTTTGAAAAAAAGGTCTACGGTGGCTTAAAAGGCGATATTCGATTGGCGGTGCTACGCCGTGATATCTTTGAATATAGCGCGCGAATGAGTGAAAGCCTTGGGCGACCTTTACGTATTTTGGATGTGGGTGCAGGGCTGGCACAGATTGCAATGGAGCTGGCAGCTCAAGATCATACATTGGTCATCAATGATATCTCAGGCAACATGCTAGAAAAAGCGAAAGCGAGTGCCGCGCAGATAGACGAAAATCTCGATATCACATGGTATGTTTGCCCCTATCAGGAGCTGCCAGAAAAGTTAAGCACAGAAAATAGTGAAAAGTTTGATTTAATCATGTGTCATGCGCTGCTTGAATGGTTGGCAGAGCCCGCTGCGGTAATGGACTTTTTTGATCAGCAATTAGCGGATAATGGTGCGCTATCTTTATGCTTTTATAACCCAGCAAGCTTTGATTATCGCAACCTAATCATGGGTAATTTTAACTTACTTGATAATACAGAATATAAGGCTGATAACAAAAAAAGCCTCACGCCCAACCATCCTGTCGCCAAAGAAGAAGTTGAATCTTGGTTGGCTGCGCATCATTATCAGACCATACGCACCAGCGGTCTGCGCGTCTTTCATGATTATGCCCCGCTTAAGCGTGGTGGACACAATGACCCAGATGCCGTGATACGCATGGAGCTGCGCTACTCGCAATTAGAGCCGTATAAATGGTTGGGACGTTATTTGCACATATTGGCGACACGATAA
- a CDS encoding alpha/beta hydrolase family protein gives MIVSKSITAINDKSPSSTHQSVSITMGKPVMLRCLLSVAIASSLLLVGCGDDNDFDAVIGSDSATSVKSISSFNTAQINTQFGLDGTATPDAKCDIKIEKVSYPTVGAAGERTNATAALMLPSGDSADCQGDRPILLYAHGTTTDKGYDFSQVANPQNPAAGESTLIAANFAAQGYIVVAPNYAGYDESDLDYHPYLVAEQQATDMADALDSARTIIARQQRANDPDYTNLDDSGKLFISGYSQGGHVAMATARMFEKNDEPVTAIAPLSGPYALAAFGDAIFSGNVNIGASRFAPLLASGLQNAYGNVYNNTADIFTANYANTQLPSLLSFGELVAANKLPDNALFEKDPENNPTLDLLPAPTVPFASIGFADDNYLIKTDFRTAYVADALQNPDSLIAMTGALPAANPQNNLRKALKANDLRGYVPKMPTLLCGGNQDPTVFYDLNTSSMAAIIQGSVAQNPALTVNVTVLDVDATTANDRPNTPNVQLIGQASMNQWNINSVVTSVQSNFVQNLQRVIDAGAQQGIPASVAVLGNYHGGLVSTACTQATREFFNQEFKPA, from the coding sequence ATGATCGTATCTAAATCTATTACCGCTATAAATGACAAATCGCCTAGCAGTACCCATCAATCAGTATCCATTACTATGGGCAAGCCTGTGATGCTGCGCTGCCTATTATCCGTCGCTATTGCCAGTAGCCTGCTACTCGTCGGTTGTGGCGATGACAATGACTTTGATGCTGTCATAGGCTCTGACTCTGCGACGTCAGTTAAATCAATCAGCTCATTTAACACCGCGCAAATAAATACCCAGTTCGGTCTTGATGGTACGGCAACCCCTGATGCCAAATGCGATATCAAAATCGAAAAAGTTAGCTATCCGACAGTAGGTGCAGCGGGTGAGCGTACCAACGCGACAGCAGCTTTGATGCTACCAAGTGGTGACAGTGCTGACTGTCAAGGCGATCGACCTATCTTGCTGTATGCCCATGGCACAACTACGGACAAAGGCTACGATTTTAGTCAAGTCGCTAATCCTCAAAATCCAGCAGCTGGTGAGTCGACATTAATCGCTGCCAACTTTGCGGCTCAAGGCTACATCGTCGTTGCACCAAACTATGCTGGTTATGATGAGTCTGATCTTGATTACCATCCATACCTTGTGGCTGAGCAACAAGCCACTGACATGGCTGATGCGTTAGACAGTGCCCGTACCATCATTGCAAGACAACAGCGCGCTAATGATCCTGACTATACCAACCTTGATGACTCTGGTAAGTTATTTATCAGTGGTTACTCACAGGGCGGGCATGTGGCGATGGCAACTGCAAGAATGTTCGAGAAAAATGATGAGCCTGTCACTGCCATTGCACCTTTATCAGGGCCTTATGCACTGGCAGCGTTTGGTGATGCAATATTTTCGGGTAACGTCAATATCGGCGCATCGCGTTTTGCACCGCTACTGGCATCTGGTCTCCAAAATGCGTATGGCAATGTCTATAACAATACTGCTGATATATTCACTGCCAATTATGCAAACACACAATTACCAAGTTTATTGAGCTTTGGTGAGTTGGTCGCTGCTAATAAACTGCCCGATAATGCGCTGTTTGAAAAAGATCCTGAAAACAATCCCACGCTTGATCTTCTACCAGCGCCTACCGTTCCCTTTGCTTCTATTGGCTTCGCGGATGATAATTATCTGATCAAAACAGACTTCCGTACCGCTTATGTCGCAGATGCATTACAGAACCCTGATAGCCTAATCGCGATGACAGGAGCATTACCAGCAGCCAATCCACAAAACAACTTACGAAAAGCCTTAAAAGCCAATGATCTACGTGGGTATGTACCAAAAATGCCAACTCTGTTATGTGGTGGCAATCAAGATCCAACGGTTTTTTATGACCTAAATACCAGTTCAATGGCCGCTATTATTCAAGGGAGTGTCGCACAAAATCCAGCCCTTACCGTTAACGTGACAGTATTGGATGTTGATGCGACGACAGCTAATGATCGTCCTAATACTCCTAATGTTCAACTTATTGGACAGGCGTCCATGAACCAATGGAATATTAATTCTGTGGTAACAAGTGTTCAAAGTAACTTTGTTCAAAATCTTCAACGCGTAATAGATGCAGGAGCACAGCAAGGCATACCTGCAAGCGTTGCTGTATTGGGCAACTATCACGGCGGTCTGGTCAGTACGGCTTGTACGCAAGCCACACGTGAGTTCTTTAATCAGGAATTTAAACCTGCTTAA